The DNA region AATACAATAAGCTTTAGGCTTCTGGTAGTTTGGTGACTGTTGATTGAACCTGAGAAGACCCCTAGTGGGCCCTACATAGTGAAGAGACAACCCCCCAACCGGAAGATGCTTACAACATGAAACCAACAAAAGACTAGTgtccagaatatttaaagaactccaAGGCATCAGTAAGGTAAGACTAACAATCAGCTGTTCAAAGATGCCCAGCTATGCCCTCCGGCATACTCTCCACCGCTGTCTCACTGGCTCTTACTAAGCCTTCAAGCATCCCCCATGCACAGCCGTCCCTGACCCCACGTCCCCTGGCTTGGTGTGTCCTGGCCGACTTGTCTCCCTCCCAGTCAGGCCACAGCTGCTCTGGAGGTGCTCAGCACAGGGTCTGACTCAGCGGACCTAAAAACCAAAGCCCTGGAGCCTGATATCCTCAGAACAGCAAGGAGAGAAGTGGCAGTTACAAATCAGATTCTATCGCTGCCCTCCTGCCGTCCCCATTCACCCGACAAACAACAATCTATGCTGGGCGCTGGACGACAGGCAGGCACCAGGGACCCAGGTGAGCAAGGCAGACAGTCTCCACCTCTAGGAGCTTTTACAATCTCTTCAAGGGAAGAgtcacacacgtgtgtgtgtaatTACCGACTGTGAAACATGGTGAAAAGGAATAGTGCTCGTATGGGGGCCGCCAGCAGGGCACCTCTGAGAAAGAGCCATCTGAGCCGACACCTACCAGATGAGAAGGAACCACAGCCATGTGAAAAGCAGGGCAGCCTACTCAAGGTAGAGGGAATACAAAAACCCCGAGGCAGGGAAGACGCCGTGGGACTGACAGTGAATCAAGGGAGGAGTGGCCTAAGATGAAATGAGCCATGTGAACAGGCCGCAGTCTGAGTGAGGAGTTTGGGGTTTTCCCCAAGGGAAGCCACCGACAGTTTAAAGCAAAAGGATGCCAATCCCAGCAGGTCAGAAGCGGGCGGGGTGGGGGATGGCGCTGGTTAGGGAGATGACGGGCACGTTAGAGCTTGGCGCACTTACCCGGTCGAAGGTGGGTGGGTAATGGGCTGCGAACTCCAGCTGGCGGATGACCACTCCATTCACCGGAACCCTGTTCCGCCTCATGTCCTTCAGGACGTCGATGAGATAGGCGTAGTCCAGCTTCTTGACGGCCGCGTTGATGAGGGTGCTGTAGATGTGGGCGTTGGGGGTCACCTGGGATTTCTGGAACATCACAGAAATGCCATCAGCGAGATGATGGTGGTGGCTGGGACAGAGCGGCCACCGGTGACACGTCGGGCTTGGGGAGTTACCCTGCCAGTCAGGCCTGCTCTGCAGACCAGCCCCCAGGGACAAGAAGGGCAGGACCTTGTAGCAACAACAGGCTGTACGCCCCGCTCCATGTCCCCCGCTCTGTGGGTCCATCCCAGGTGGCTGAGGACCCCGCCCTCTCAGCCCCGAAGAACCTGGACAGCAAGTAGAGGGTTGTTCTCAGAGATAAACAGACTCAGGCAGTAAACCACATCAGGGCAGGAGACTGCCTCCTGTGGTTCACTGCACCCCCGTCCCCTGAGAATTCTGGTACCCTCCCTGCTCCCATCATGGCCTCCATCCCTCTAGAGGGTTGGGGCCAagacctgcccccacccctcaaTCTCACCCCGCGGCCACCACCTTGGCGATCGTAACACCCCTGGCCCTCAACGCCCATTCCTGCAGCGCCTCACCAGGGTTTCCTTTCTCCCAAATTGGGCCACTGACCATTCCACACTCGCAGCTAGAGCGACCCCActctccctgccccgcccccaacaGCTTACCCTGAGGGCAGAGGCCTGGGCGGTTCAGGAGGGCCCCCTCgcaccacccccgccccagctTTCTTCTTCAGTGCCACGGGGCCTGCCTGGGCCCAGGCCTGCTCACCCTCATGTCTGCAAGCAGCTGCAGGCCATCCCCTGGCCTGCGGCACCCGATGGCCAGGCTGCAGAATGTCTGCAGGTTGGGGACGATTCCCCTCTTTGCCAGGACTGGCAGCAGTGCCTGTGGGGACAGACGTGGCATCACCGTAAGCTGTAGCCCAGCAGCCCTGGCAAGAGCCTTCTCCGCTGGAGGCGCCAGGGCATTGCTCTGCTCCGAGGCCTCGTGGCTCCCTCTGCTGACCACACTGGGCACTGGCCTTGGCCCAGCTCCCCAGGATTCAGCTGCTCTGCGAGTCCTCCCTGCCTTCCAGCCCGCCTGTCTGTAGCAGGTCATCCCTTCTTCGAATGCCCTTCATGTTCCTGccccctctgctcctctcccgaccaccacccacccctgcGCTCGGGCCGTCCATGTCCACTGAGCACCAGGGCCTCAGGGGATGGCGGTCCTGTGGTCCAGGGCAGGAGACAAAGCTGACAACAGCATGGGAAGTGCTGGCCGAGGGAGCCCCCGGGCAGGAGCTGAGGAAGAGGATGCCTGCTCAACCTGGCTGGGTCAGGGAGGGGCCCAGGGTGGGGCTCTAGAGAAAGCTGTGCTCTGCTCTGAGGGCCTGAAGGCAGAGGCTGCCTCTGTCAGCTCTCAGGAGAGCCCAGGTCAAAGCTTCTGGCAAAACAGGCATCACACAGAAATACATTGTACGAATGCACAAAAGTCCTGTGAGGGCCCCAACGTCGCCATCTGTGAGACGAGGAAAGCCACAGGCCAGCGGAGCTTCCTGCTATGGTCAGTAAAGAAACGAGTGGATGTGAAGCTCTCAGAACAGAATCAAGCACAGTGAGTGCGAGGAAGTCCAtaaggcgggggcggggctgaaGGGTGGCCCCTCTGGGAGGGCGGGGAGTATGGCTGGTTCACCACCTGATTCCCAGGTTTTCACCAGGGGCTCCAGACAGTCTGCGCCCCTCTCACAGGAACGGCTGACACACCTGCCAGGGGAGGGtctgagggggaaggagaggaagggcccAGCCGGGAGCCCTGTGCCTCCCCCCGCGCCCCTCACCTTCGCCCCCTCCAGGTCGCCCAGCTTGCTCTTCCTCCTCATCAGCGTGTTGAAGAAGGTCAGGTCGGCCTCCACTTGGTGCACGTCCAAGACAGTCAGCAGCGAGGACTCTGCGGAAGTGCCGGGCTCCACCACCTCCGCCAGCAGCGTGAGGGTTTTGATGTCCGGCcgaagcccatgctccgccatCTTTCCCAGGAAGCCCTCCAGGCCCCCCATCAAGGCCAGCCTGTCGGCTGGAGTCGTCACGGTCCCAAAGGAGACTACAGCCGAGGGGACCGCCCCCGGGGTCAGGAGGTTGGCCTCCAGCCCCCAGGGAGGCGCTGGGGCTACAGAGGGGAGGGCCACGGCGAGGTCAGGCTCCGCCTTGGTTTCCACCCCAGGCTGGGCCTTGCCGCGGGCTCCGGCCTCCTGAGGATCCAGAGGCCCCTCAAGTGCCTGAGAAGGTTCTAGAAACAGCTGCCTCTCCAGGGCCTCCACGTGCAGCCTGGCAGACAGGCTATTGTCTGCCCCGACCCAGTCTCTCCTCCTTGCCTGCCGCCCACCTGCCGGGGGCTGGAGCAGGACCatctcctccctgggcctcaggagCACCGCCGAGGCCACCTCCGGGTCCCCCAGGCCGCAGTCCCGAGCTGCCCCCAACAGCAGGTTGTAGCCGTGCCGGCTCGGCCGGAGCCCCAGGCTCAGCATCTGCCTCCACACCTGCCGAGGAGAGACAGGCCTCACCCCCAGCTCCCGCTCCGAAGAGCCCTCAGCAGAGCAGGCAGCACGAGGCAGCAACCAGTCAGCAAacatgggggcgggggggacacGGGAAAGACGCCAGGCTCTGGGCCACTAAGAAACCCAGAACCTGGGAGCCTCCACAGAGCGCCGCTCCTCCCCTCCTCTGGCTCACCCCAAAACCGTGTCGCTCTTGCATCTCTCTGGCTCTCCCAGGCCCTTCTCCCTACTCCCCTGGGGAGGGACAGCCAGAGAGGCTAGGTGCTGGAGGAGTCCAGCTGACTTAAGGATTGGACTCAGCTGCCCTTCCTGAGCGCCTGCTGTGTGCCCTGCCCCACTCAGCTTCCTCGAGAGCACGGAGTGGGCGCGGGCAGAGGGGGGCCTCAGCCAGGAAGAGCGCCTCACAAGCTGTGGGCCCGAGCAGGCCTGTCTCCCCTCAAGCTGAGGTCGTTTTCACCCCTCAGCGAGGAGTCTAGCACACTTGTGTGTTCTCAAGGGGGCAGTCTGACCACGTGCAGTCACTCTGACACCAACCAAGATGCCACGAGATGCCCCACGAGGCTCACTGGTCTCACTGGCTCCTGTCCGCGGGCTCACTGGGAGGCCACGTGCAGCGGCCAGGAGCTCACGTCAAGTGTGCCTACGAGTCagggccagccaggcccaggtgGGTGCCACATGCAAGAGGGCCGCTGCCCACCAGACAGGGTCCTGAGGATGGCAAGGGTCTGGGAAGCCACCTCCATGGGGAATACTGACAGAACTGAGGTTTATCAGGGACACAGACGCTATCCCGTGGCAGGAGGGATtcttggttcaaatcccagctctgcttcttagtggctgtgagaccttgggcaagttactcaacctccgGGAGCCTCAGCCTCCTCGTCTCTAAAACGGGGCTATGGTGCCCAGCTTGAGCAGTTTAACAAGTGCATGACACAAACTGGCTGCTAGCGTGATAGACTACTTCTCACTAGAACACATCGAGGCCAAAGAGAGGGAGGAACCAGATCCTGTCTATAAAGCAGCCAGGGGATGGCCGGCAGCCACTGTTTCCAGGGGGTCTGCAGAGGAGAGGCACGTGGTCCAGGGCTGTCCCAGATCACTGGGCTCAAACTCTGTGCAGACCAACCCTCTGGGGATCTTGCTGAAATGCCGATCTGGCTGCACGAGGCCTGTGTGGGGCTGAGACCCTGCATTTCTGAGAAGCCCCAGGCGAGCCTGAGGCTGCTGATCTGTGGGCCGCACCTGAAGTTAGAGCTTTTGGTGAGCTCCAGGTCCTTCCCACCCGAGGCGCTGGGGAGGCAGCTGTGGTACCAGTGCTATTCCCGCCTCCGCACTTGATAAGGGGGGAGCTGAGGTGGGGTTAGAGCAGCGCGTCTCAACTTTAATGTCCGTGAGGCTCTCTCAGGACTGAACGCTGACCCCTGGGTCCCACACGCAGAGACGCTGAGTGGGGGATGGGTCGGACATCCTTCAGGGACCGTAAGCTCAGCGGGTCTGGGCCGGCTGCACAGAGAGCCACGGAGCGGAGTGGGAGAGTGTGGGCTGGCTGTGCCCCGACTGGAGCAGCAGCCACGCCTCCTCCGtgtgccctccctccctgccatcTGTACAACGCAGGGAGCAGCGTGCTCTGGGAAGGCCAAAAGATCACAAATATAAAAACACCCAGCACAGGGCAGGAGCAAGTGCTCAAGTAACGCACACAGGATCATCACTTGCACCCAACACAGGCACACGGAGGGGGAGCAAGCAGGGCAACAGGAGAGACAGGACGCAGGGCCAGGCGGGACAGACCTGCAGGGCGTATCGGAAACCCGTCTTCTTGTCCTGGATGCAGCCCATGAGCAGGTAACTGAAGGTCTCCTCTGTGACCGCATGTCCTTTCTGGATGATTTCCTGGGGGAGGGAACAAAGAGGGCCGGATAAGAATCTGCAGAAGAGCCCAGGACCAGGCCCAGGCCCGATGGGGCTGGCTAAGGGCAGACACCCCCGGTCAGgctcagggctgtgcctctggaAGAGGTGGGGCTTGACTCCGGCTCCGGGCCAGCTCAGTACCAGCTGCTGAGCAGAGCTAACTGCTGCCTgcaccccctcctcctctccttcccaggcctctcttcctggctctgCTCTGGTCACTTCTCTGCAGCCTCTCCGCAAAGGCCACCCCAGCAGCCACTTTTAACCCCTGTACATGAGGCTTTGGAATTGCACAGAGCTGGCTTCAAGTCCCAGCTTCACCACTGGCTCGCTGTGGGAGTGTGGGCAAGGCATTATGCTCcctggtctcagtttcctcatctatgaaatgggggcACAGGACTTGCCTTATAGGACCTTTGGAACGACCCCTCAGTGAGCAATGGCTCATCTTCAGCGCCATGAAGCCCACCCTCTGGTACGGCACCACGGAGTCCCATCCAGCGGGACTGCACACAACAGAGCACACGACCCACCGCCTTCACAGGGCTGGGGGCCTCTCTGCCTGCCAGACCCAGGCCTCTGACAACAGGGTCTCATGGGATTCACCTGTGAACCCCAGAGCCCAGTACGGGGCTTGTCTCATCGGCCCCTGAACCTTCCTGCATGAGGAACACAGACAACACAGCCTCACACCCTGCCACGTGGGACTGGCCCTGAATGGGGAGCAGGAAGGAAGCGATGTCCCACCTTAAACACATCCAGGCACATCCTGAGGTCTGCGCACATGGCGGCCATCTTCAGCAGGGAGTGGTACGTTTTCAAGTTGAGCTGGAAGTTTCTGGCCTGAAGCTGCTGCCGTAACTTCAGGGCACTCTGCAGAGCAGAGTCCTTCCAGGGGGACTCAGCACAGACGTTGAACAAGGCTGTGTAGGTGGCATCTGAGGGCTCCAGGTCTCGCTTCTTCATCTGTGGAGATGGGGagaaacttggaggtggctctgggATCAGCCCAATGCACAGACGATGGCCACCCTGAGAGGAAGCTAGAGAAGACTGTGCTACCACACTGAACAGGCCTGGGAGCCGGGCCTGTGACAACACAGAGCCGAGTGACACGCAGAGCTGGGCTCTCTGAACCCCTGACTCAGCCCGAGGGGCTCTGGGAACTGACCCTGCACTGCAGATGCTCCAAACAAGAAACCGTCCTCCCCATCGTGCTCAGCAGTCCACCCTGGGACTGGGGTGCTTTTGCAGCAGGGTCTCCCCAAAGCTCCCGCTCTGTGGCCGACCAGGCCACCCTGACTGTTAAGATCCATGGGGTGGATCTGGTCTGGGAAAGGGTGGAGGGGGGTGGTAATCAAACCCCAGCTCCAATGTTTACTACCTGAGGGGTCGTAAGTTAGCTTGTCATTGGAAAAATGGGGGTGATACGGTCACCTCGAAAGGCTGTTACAAGGGAGAGCATCATGGGAGAGAGGCCccgggagcagcagcagcagcagccaggaGCTCGTCCCTGCAGCACATCTCAGtagtcccccaccccagccccgctGAGTCACAAACCCTGGGCTCACACTGGGCTTATTAAGCCCTCCAGGTGACGGAGTTTGAGAAACTCCTGGTAAAGCCAAGCACTCGCTATTTCCCAGAGGAGAGCAACCTGACCGAGGGTAGGTGACCAGCTTTTGCAGAGTGTACAGAACCCTGTTCTCAGGCCATTTTGGGCTCAACTCCCAAGTCCAGCACTCTCGAGAGAGGTAACCTTAGACATGGCACTTCAtccctccaggcctcagtttcctcatctgaaaaaggaAGACGGTGATCCCAACTTCAAGGATGGGCAGATGCTCTGTATGTGTTCACATATTCCACAGAGTGTACTAAGGACTTACTATAGGCCAGGCCCAAATGACGAGACTAGGGCTCCCAAGAATTCTTGCTGGAATAAAGGATGTTCCCAGCTCCTGGCTACAGGAGAAGATGGGAATACTTCTGCTAGAGTCTATGGTCCTCTCAGGCACAGCTCTTTCCTGACTCATGAAGGAAGCAGCTTCCTGGCTCTGAGAATGACAAATACAACACACCCCAGAGGTGGGCGAATGTAAAGTAAAACCAccttccaagagaaataaaagccctTTTTCAAAGGATCAGCTTTGGAAGAAAGGTGCACGTGTGCACCCATGTGTAGCGTGAGGATGGGAGCGAGACAAAAGGAACACAAAGTAAATTAACTGGGAGTTAGCAGTGGAAAAGGCAGGGGACCGGTGGGCCCTGCCGTGGCCCGGACAGGCACTGGAGGACGTCCCATGTCATCACGTAGTTATCTGAGATCACCTCCATTTTACGAACgatgaaactgaggctggagGGGGTAATGCACTAGCAGGTGACTCATCCAGGATCTGCACCCAGCTCTTTTAGGGCCCCTGGCCCCTGCTGCCCCCAGGCCCATGCTCACGTCATTGTAGAGCTGGAAGGCCTTCCTCAGGTAGCCGGCCCGCCCGCAGCCCCCGATCAGCACGGTGTAGTTGCACTCAAGGGGCTGGAGTCGCTCCTCCTTCAGCATCTGTCTCTCAAACAGGTCCAGGGCCTCTGCCAGCTGGggaagaggggtggggggagggcacaaCGGGTGGGACTCAGGGTGGCCTCAGAGACCctcagcagagggagggagactgAGGCTGGGGGACCCTAGCTGAGCCCAAGCTCAGGCCTGCCCAGGAGACAAACACCCACCCTGGGCCTCTGCCACCAGCCTCTTGGTGCCCGTGGTCTGCAGCCATGGGCCTTCGCAGTGGCCAGGAAGGAAGCCCACCAGTCTCCCACCACCTGTGAGAGCTCCTGGCCCCACTGCCATGGGGGAACTCCCTGAGAGGCAGGGGCGATGCCCAGGTGAAAAAAGAtctgagggaggtgagggaaggagCCACATGGCTCtctgagggaacagccagtgcaaaggccctgaggctggagtgTGCTTGGGCGCAGAGAGGAGGCTGCAGCAGAGTAAGTGAAGGAGGGGAGATGCGGGCGGAGAGGTAAGGGGAGTGGAGGGCAGGTGGCAGTTCTTGCAGGCTTCATAAGCTATTGTGAGGACTCCGACTTCTCTTTATTTCTCCACTTTTCATTATGGGAAATctcaaatatacacaaaagtgAAGAGAATAGTGTAACTACAATGCTTATTAACGTctggccaatcttgtttcatctatacccTGCACTCCTCCTGCAAACTGAATTTTTGAAAGCAAATTTCAGACATCCTGTCACTTCATTCACCAAAGCTTCAACATATACCTCcaagagatttttaaatataaatggaatgtCGTTATCAATTCCTAAGGAAATGAACATCCCCAGTGTCACTGAATACACTGGGAGAGCTGGAGAGAGAAGTCAGGCCATCTGCTCTCTGCTTTAACGGGATGGCTCCATGCTGCGAGCCCACATCCTGGAAAGAGGTGGAGAGAGCCTCGGGGAGCCCAGAGACAAGTGTCATAATAGCTGAGGGGGGCGAGGAGAAGGCTTGGGCTGGGCATTCAGGGGTTGGCTTGTGAGACGTTAGGACGGGAGAAATTTTGAAGCTAGAGctggtgagagaaagagaagactcAGAGATGATGTGAAGGCATGTGGCCTGGGTGGATGGAATAATGGGGTTACCACTGAGTGAGATGAAGAAAGCATAGGGAAATCAAAGTTGGGAACAAAAATTGCAGGCCACCGAGGGTAAGTATAAGGGAGATGGTGAGGAGGCAGCTGAATACACAGATGGGGAGTCCATGGGATGGCCGAGCTGGTAACAGGAAGATGGGACCAGCATGAAGGAGGGGGCACTGAAAGCCAGGAGGCTGGCGGGTCTCCTGGTGCAGCACCGAGGGGGGAGTGAAGACAAAGAGGAGGGAGGAGCCCTCAGCATCCCACCCTTTAGAGATGACCGGAAGGTTGGGCGGCCCATCACAAAATACCACCACGGCATGGTGGAAGCAGGAGCCAGGAGCAACAGAATCCAAAGGTTCCCTACCTTTCCTTCCTTGATCAGGCGTTTGCACTGAAAGAAGTACCAGTAAGGGGTGTTTCTCGGGCCCTGCCATGATTTTGGCTGCAGCTCCCCTTCCTCATCTTCTTCAACACTCTGTTCCTTGAGCCGCAGGTTATACAACTGGGCCGTCGATTTGTGGAACATTCTCCGGGAGGAGTATTTGTCGGAAAGAGTCCCAaagctctcctcctccccttcctcctgggtGGCCGTGGGGCTGGGCGGGCCTGGGTCAGAGCTCAGGCTGCCTGTGTTCTTCTGGCTCCGCGGGCCGAGGGGCAGCCGAGAGAGGGAGCTGTTGAAGGATGCTGGCACTAGCTGAATCAGCCCTGCGGCCCTTGGCCACAtgggcccctccctgcctccGGCCCACCTGGCTCTGAGGGGGTCAAGGTGGTGCAGGATGGCCAATCCCATGGGGCGGGGGCCGGAGAAGAGCCGCGAGAGTCTCACGAGGTCCATCTCTGGCGTTCCCCTCCAGGGCCTGGCATAGGTCAGCAAAACAGTGAAAGTCAAAGTGAGTTCACAGTCACAAAAGGCAGAAAGAAGACCGAGAAGGTGGGTACAAGCACGAGCCCTGAGGTTAGAAAgtaggcctagggttagggttaggttcaCATTTCAGCTCCACCAAACAACTATCCTTGAGTCCCTGGGcactcactgctctggcctcagtctcctcGGCTATAAACTGGGGTTAACTATAACATCACCCACACAGCACCGTAGCAATGATTCAATCTCAGATATCAGCGTTCAGGTGCAGCATGGTGAGCACTCGATAGacctaaactatttttttttttttttgcggtatgcgggcctctcactgttgtggcctctcctgttgtggagcacaggctccggacgcacaggctcagtggccatggctcacgggcccagccgctccgcggcatgtgggatattcccggaccagggcatgaacccgtgtcccctgcatcggcaggcggactctcaaccactgcgtcaccagggaagcccagacctaaACTATTGATCTGTATCACTGAGCCACGACCTAAGTGACTGAGCACTCAAGTCAGAGCTGACTTTGAGCCCTGGCCAGAGCTGAGTGACTGGCCCCATTACTTGACCTTCTTGGACCTCAATTCCTTCAGCTGCAAGACCCACTCACCTTACCACAAGgccataaggattaaatgagatgttttTAGCATAATGCCTGGGGTTTAATAAGTGTTCAAAAAATTATAGCATTAtcatttattaggaaaaaaacacTGGCATTCTGGGCCTCTGCACAGGGAAGTTAACTTAAACATTTCTCTTCTGCAAAATTCATGGACAAATGGGCTtcagctgtgctgtccaatgtGACTAttgacacttgaaatgtggctagacTAAATGCAGATGTGCTTTAAAGGTAAATTatacaccagatttcaaagactttgtacaaaaaaaaggtaaactACACATTTTTTTACATGTTGAAGTGATAATATTTTCGATATACTGGGCTAAAGAAAATTTGAGACTGATTTCACAATCTTTAAACTTTAATGCGgctacttaaaaattttaaattacatacgtGCTCACATTATACTTCTATTGCACAGTTAGGCTAGAGAACCTGGTCTACATATTTGAaacactttaataaaaaaataccagAATACCCCCTATGAACAGAGCCATGCACTTATTTTGATGGGAGGATATGAATAGTTTTAGTTACTTAAGAAACAATTTGGGGAAGTTTTTATCTACTCTGAGAGCTTTTGGCCCAATTTAAGGACTCTGTCAGTTGACAAAAAGTTTTCCCCCCAAACAGATGAATACTTAAACTCAttcaaagaagagagaagaaagctccctgaattaaaaaaaaaaaaaatcagaataacgAGCATGAACACATTTTAAGATCCGGTTATATTGGAAGGTGGAAAGACCTCAGAGGGGACAGCAGGTTGGACAAATTAATATCTGTGGCCCAGGGAGGGGACTGACTTGCTGGGGGCCCTGCAGCAGTGTGGTGGGCGAGATCCACTAGCTCTGGAACTGGCTGGCTTTGAACCCAAGTCCATGAATAGTATCAAACTTCTCTTGACGAGCACCCTAGTGACACCAGTGCAGAGGGCCTTTACCATTCTGCACCTGGTGAAGCTCCAAGAGAAACGTAATGTGAGCCcgtatgtaattttaaatgttcaagTGACCACATTAAATAAAGGGTTTACACACGTTAATCAAAATACAGAGAATTTTAATTACTGATATTGATATAGGTACCAAAATGTctttaaaacaaacttatgctctATTAGTACAGATGCTTCTTTTTCCAGCGTTAAATAACAAGTCCTATCGTCATGTCCAAGCAGCGACAACTGGAGAAGAGTTTGTCGGAGTTGCAGATACTCTGTCTCCAACCATCATTTACACTCATCCCCATTGGCAATCGCGACTTCGTTTTGGGCAGAGCGAACGCCACTCGGTCAGTCACCGAAAGACTTGCTAAGTTTTACACTGTCAATAAAGGTGTAATTCCTTCCTCCCCAAGTTCTTCAACCCGTCTGGGTTACTAACCCCTGAATTAGAGACACGGGGCCGCCGTCCT from Mesoplodon densirostris isolate mMesDen1 chromosome 16, mMesDen1 primary haplotype, whole genome shotgun sequence includes:
- the PTCD1 gene encoding pentatricopeptide repeat-containing protein 1, mitochondrial isoform X3; translated protein: MDLVRLSRLFSGPRPMGLAILHHLDPLRARWAGGREGPMWPRAAGLIQLVPASFNSSLSRLPLGPRSQKNTGSLSSDPGPPSPTATQEEGEEESFGTLSDKYSSRRMFHKSTAQLYNLRLKEQSVEEDEEGELQPKSWQGPRNTPYWYFFQCKRLIKEGKLAEALDLFERQMLKEERLQPLECNYTVLIGGCGRAGYLRKAFQLYNDMKKRDLEPSDATYTALFNVCAESPWKDSALQSALKLRQQLQARNFQLNLKTYHSLLKMAAMCADLRMCLDVFKEIIQKGHAVTEETFSYLLMGCIQDKKTGFRYALQVWRQMLSLGLRPSRHGYNLLLGAARDCGLGDPEVASAVLLRPREEMVLLQPPAGGRQARRRDWVGADNSLSARLHVEALERQLFLEPSQALEGPLDPQEAGARGKAQPGVETKAEPDLAVALPSVAPAPPWGLEANLLTPGAVPSAVVSFGTVTTPADRLALMGGLEGFLGKMAEHGLRPDIKTLTLLAEVVEPGTSAESSLLTVLDVHQVEADLTFFNTLMRRKSKLGDLEGAKALLPVLAKRGIVPNLQTFCSLAIGCRRPGDGLQLLADMRKSQVTPNAHIYSTLINAAVKKLDYAYLIDVLKDMRRNRVPVNGVVIRQLEFAAHYPPTFDRYKGRNTYLEKIDGFRAYYKQWLKVMPAEETPHPWQKFRTKPKGDQDTVTVADVDRGPGGRSKTLV
- the PTCD1 gene encoding pentatricopeptide repeat-containing protein 1, mitochondrial isoform X2; the encoded protein is MDLVRLSRLFSGPRPMGLAILHHLDPLRARWAGGREGPMWPRAAGLIQLVPASFNSSLSRLPLGPRSQKNTGSLSSDPGPPSPTATQEEGEEESFGTLSDKYSSRRMFHKSTAQLYNLRLKEQSVEEDEEGELQPKSWQGPRNTPYWYFFQCKRLIKEGKLAEALDLFERQMLKEERLQPLECNYTVLIGGCGRAGYLRKAFQLYNDMKKRDLEPSDATYTALFNVCAESPWKDSALQSALKLRQQLQARNFQLNLKTYHSLLKMAAMCADLRMCLDVFKEIIQKGHAVTEETFSYLLMGCIQDKKTGFRYALQVWRQMLSLGLRPSRHGYNLLLGAARDCGLGDPEVASAVLLRPREEMVLLQPPAGGRQARRRDWVGADNSLSARLHVEALERQLFLEPSQALEGPLDPQEAGARGKAQPGVETKAEPDLAVALPSVAPAPPWGLEANLLTPGAVPSAVVSFGTVTTPADRLALMGGLEGFLGKMAEHGLRPDIKTLTLLAEVVEPGTSAESSLLTVLDVHQVEADLTFFNTLMRRKSKLGDLEGAKALLPVLAKRGIVPNLQTFCSLAIGCRRPGDGLQLLADMRKSQVTPNAHIYSTLINAAVKKLDYAYLIDVLKDMRRNRVPVNGVVIRQLEFAAHYPPTFDRYKGRNTYLEKIDGFRAYYKQWLKVMPAEETPHPWQKFRTKPKGDQDTVTVADVDRGPGGRLWSKETKSDGETQLNLKQALLQPQVWGRSPS
- the PTCD1 gene encoding pentatricopeptide repeat-containing protein 1, mitochondrial isoform X1, which translates into the protein MDLVRLSRLFSGPRPMGLAILHHLDPLRARWAGGREGPMWPRAAGLIQLVPASFNSSLSRLPLGPRSQKNTGSLSSDPGPPSPTATQEEGEEESFGTLSDKYSSRRMFHKSTAQLYNLRLKEQSVEEDEEGELQPKSWQGPRNTPYWYFFQCKRLIKEGKLAEALDLFERQMLKEERLQPLECNYTVLIGGCGRAGYLRKAFQLYNDMKKRDLEPSDATYTALFNVCAESPWKDSALQSALKLRQQLQARNFQLNLKTYHSLLKMAAMCADLRMCLDVFKEIIQKGHAVTEETFSYLLMGCIQDKKTGFRYALQVWRQMLSLGLRPSRHGYNLLLGAARDCGLGDPEVASAVLLRPREEMVLLQPPAGGRQARRRDWVGADNSLSARLHVEALERQLFLEPSQALEGPLDPQEAGARGKAQPGVETKAEPDLAVALPSVAPAPPWGLEANLLTPGAVPSAVVSFGTVTTPADRLALMGGLEGFLGKMAEHGLRPDIKTLTLLAEVVEPGTSAESSLLTVLDVHQVEADLTFFNTLMRRKSKLGDLEGAKALLPVLAKRGIVPNLQTFCSLAIGCRRPGDGLQLLADMRKSQVTPNAHIYSTLINAAVKKLDYAYLIDVLKDMRRNRVPVNGVVIRQLEFAAHYPPTFDRYKGRNTYLEKIDGFRAYYKQWLKVMPAEETPHPWQKFRTKPKGDQDTVTVADVDRGPGGARLWSKETKSDGETQLNLKQALLQPQVWGRSPS